In Treponema rectale, a single genomic region encodes these proteins:
- a CDS encoding methyl-accepting chemotaxis protein yields MKNILTKSISRQLALSIGTVLFVLLVLCAVLISTTVNKAFDKVSENYLNTTAERYGESTEKILTMEFNVARTLQAALEKFEDIPERQRRDYINSLLKHTLELHPSLVDAYCAWLPGKLDSLDAEYANYDDTYDETGRLLPYWTNDGSKIDCCVLTEYEGSFWYEEPMKANRGILIQPNPYEVGGKLIWVCGVAFPIHDSRGSVVGMLGVDMSLDALSAILKEASIYDSGYLSLIAHTGLIAVTKDKAQEGQLSTDFSSGKTASMFKNSINTKKNFSFVQNIGGEEYITYYNPLSVEGAEETWFLGVNVPSDEVYADGRRILNTLILIFIFTLVVVIGLSYFIIRRVVKEMNKGVAAMKNIAQGDGDLTVRMEVKNENELGQMYTYFNQTMEKLQDSISQVKDVNQTMQEHGLSLADNMNDTAASANQITANIESVNRQVQQQGKNVREATESMASVNKAVQSLVEDIQSQSSCVVESSSAIEEMVANIKSVTGILQKNGDTIKLLESSSENGRQSIDGTVLVTQKIKQQSETLLEASTVIQNIAEQTNLLAMNAAIEAAHAGESGKGFSVVADEIRKLAEDSNQQGKAITTNLTEVLSSINEVADSTGALQEIFSRIYSLTQQVAQQELTIMNAMQEQSEGGTQVLSAIKQINDVTVNVRAGSDSMQRENSAINEKMEHLSRLTDEITSSMEEMSLGIETINKSINSVNDLTRKNTENIETLGKAVDKFKV; encoded by the coding sequence ATGAAGAATATTCTTACAAAATCTATAAGCCGCCAGCTGGCACTTTCTATCGGAACTGTACTTTTTGTTTTACTTGTTTTATGTGCTGTGCTGATTTCTACCACTGTAAATAAAGCTTTTGACAAAGTTTCAGAAAATTATCTTAATACAACGGCAGAGCGTTACGGTGAAAGTACAGAAAAAATCCTTACCATGGAATTTAATGTTGCAAGAACCCTTCAGGCAGCCCTGGAAAAATTTGAAGACATTCCGGAAAGACAACGCCGTGATTATATTAACAGTCTTTTAAAGCATACTCTTGAACTTCATCCTTCTCTCGTTGATGCATACTGTGCATGGCTTCCTGGAAAACTGGACAGCCTTGATGCAGAATATGCAAATTATGATGATACTTATGATGAAACAGGCCGCCTTCTTCCTTACTGGACTAATGACGGTTCAAAAATAGATTGCTGTGTTCTTACTGAATATGAAGGAAGCTTCTGGTATGAAGAACCGATGAAAGCTAATCGCGGTATTTTGATTCAGCCGAATCCTTATGAAGTTGGAGGAAAGCTTATCTGGGTATGCGGTGTTGCATTCCCGATACATGATTCCAGGGGTTCAGTTGTAGGTATGCTGGGGGTAGATATGTCTCTTGATGCCCTCTCTGCAATTCTTAAAGAAGCAAGTATTTATGATTCAGGATATCTTTCTCTGATTGCACATACAGGTCTTATTGCCGTTACAAAAGATAAGGCTCAGGAAGGTCAGCTCAGTACTGATTTTTCTTCAGGAAAAACTGCTTCAATGTTTAAGAATTCAATAAACACAAAAAAGAATTTTTCATTCGTTCAGAACATTGGAGGTGAAGAGTATATTACATACTATAATCCCCTTTCTGTTGAAGGCGCCGAAGAAACCTGGTTCCTTGGTGTAAATGTTCCTTCTGATGAAGTTTATGCTGACGGAAGGCGTATTCTTAATACACTTATCCTTATTTTTATCTTTACACTTGTGGTTGTAATTGGATTAAGTTACTTCATAATCCGTAGAGTTGTTAAGGAAATGAATAAGGGTGTTGCTGCAATGAAGAATATTGCCCAGGGAGACGGTGACCTTACTGTCCGCATGGAAGTTAAGAATGAAAATGAACTCGGGCAGATGTATACGTATTTTAATCAGACTATGGAAAAACTTCAGGATTCAATCAGTCAGGTTAAAGACGTCAATCAGACTATGCAGGAGCACGGTCTTTCTCTTGCAGACAATATGAATGATACTGCAGCATCTGCAAACCAGATTACTGCAAACATAGAAAGCGTTAACCGTCAGGTGCAGCAGCAGGGTAAGAATGTCCGCGAAGCTACTGAATCAATGGCCAGTGTAAACAAGGCAGTTCAGTCACTTGTAGAAGATATTCAGAGCCAGAGTTCCTGTGTCGTTGAATCTTCTTCTGCTATCGAAGAAATGGTTGCCAACATTAAGTCTGTTACCGGCATCCTTCAGAAAAACGGTGATACCATTAAGCTTCTGGAATCATCTTCTGAAAACGGAAGACAGAGTATTGACGGAACGGTTCTTGTTACTCAGAAAATCAAGCAGCAGTCTGAAACCCTTCTTGAAGCAAGTACGGTTATTCAGAATATTGCGGAACAGACAAACCTTCTTGCCATGAATGCAGCAATTGAAGCAGCTCATGCCGGTGAGTCAGGAAAGGGCTTCTCTGTAGTTGCAGATGAAATCAGAAAACTTGCAGAAGATTCAAATCAGCAGGGTAAGGCTATCACCACAAACCTTACTGAAGTTCTTTCAAGCATTAATGAAGTTGCAGATTCAACAGGAGCTTTGCAGGAAATATTCTCTAGGATTTACAGTCTTACTCAGCAGGTTGCCCAGCAGGAACTTACGATTATGAATGCAATGCAGGAACAGTCTGAAGGCGGAACCCAGGTTCTTTCTGCAATCAAGCAGATTAATGATGTTACCGTTAATGTTCGTGCCGGAAGTGATTCCATGCAGAGGGAAAATTCTGCCATTAATGAAAAGATGGAGCATTTGTCCCGTCTTACCGATGAGATTACTTCAAGCATGGAAGAAATGTCCCTTGGAATAGAAACTATTAATAAGTCTATCAACAGTGTAAATGACCTTACCAGAAAGAATACGGAAAATATTGAAACTTTAGGTAAGGCGGTTGATAAGTTTAAGGTCTGA
- the pth gene encoding aminoacyl-tRNA hydrolase, which yields MIQLVAFLGNYGKEYENTRHNTAWLFEKSLPFSSSLSYQNKFKAEFAAADYEDIVRKLNGGELKALPENAPKKIYFMKPLTYMNLSGDAVGEAARFYKIPASDILVVHDEIELPPGTLSLKWSGGLGGHNGLRSIKSVFGTPDFWRLRLGVGKPSDGNVAEYVLGNFSQDEQITLSQVFVKCTELFNKILTAKDMENLLKSWSKVKIG from the coding sequence ATGATTCAGCTGGTTGCATTTTTAGGAAATTATGGAAAGGAATATGAAAACACCCGTCACAATACGGCATGGCTGTTTGAAAAATCACTTCCCTTTTCTTCTTCCTTAAGTTATCAGAATAAATTTAAGGCAGAATTTGCAGCGGCTGATTATGAAGATATCGTCAGAAAACTGAACGGGGGAGAGTTAAAGGCTCTTCCTGAAAATGCCCCTAAAAAAATTTATTTCATGAAGCCTCTTACTTACATGAATCTCAGCGGAGATGCAGTGGGAGAGGCTGCACGTTTTTATAAAATACCGGCATCTGACATTCTTGTCGTACATGATGAAATTGAACTTCCTCCGGGAACTTTGAGCCTTAAATGGAGCGGCGGTCTGGGAGGACACAACGGTTTAAGGTCGATAAAATCCGTGTTTGGAACTCCAGATTTCTGGAGACTCCGCCTTGGTGTAGGAAAGCCTTCTGACGGTAATGTTGCGGAATATGTTCTTGGAAATTTTTCTCAGGATGAACAGATAACACTTTCTCAGGTTTTTGTAAAATGTACGGAACTGTTTAATAAAATTCTTACAGCAAAAGACATGGAGAACCTTCTTAAAAGCTGGTCAAAGGTAAAAATAGGCTGA